Genomic segment of Gammaproteobacteria bacterium:
GGCGGCGCACCCCGGGGATGCACAGCTTGCGCGTACAGCGCCCATTTACGCTTGGGTTTCTTGCATAGCCACAGCGAGCGCAGCAGCGGAATCTCCGCCCCGCATTTGGGCGACTCGCAGCGCACCGTGCGCGCCCATAGATAGGCGATGGGTTTTGCGCCGTCGGCATCGGCCGGGTAGAGATCGGCCAACTCCGCCTCGGCCCGCGCCTTGATCTCGTTGCCCGCACGGCGCAGTTCCTCGGCCAGTTCCGGCCCATGGCGCGGGATGTCCTCCAGCATCACCTTCAGAATCAGACACGCCACCGGGTTGAGGTCGCTGGCAAAGGCGTCGCAGCCCAGCCGCAGCGCCTCCAGCGGAATGCTGCCGCCGCCGGCGAAGGGGTCCACCACCAGCGGCGCATCTTCGCCGGGATGCGCGGCTTTGACCAATGCGCGGGCCGTCTTCAGATAGGCTGTAGAGGCGGCGTTGTCCCAGTTGGCGAAATCCGCAATGAAGCGCAGCAGAGCCTTTCGTAGCCCCACATCCGTCCGCAGCGTTTGCCCCCACCCTCGGGGCCGCCCCGACATCCCCAGCAGTGCCTCCCGCGCCGCCTTGCGAAACGCCGGCGGGCAACCGTCATCGCAGGGGTCCGGCAACAGCAGTGCCAGCAACAGTGCCCGCGACGAAGCCAGGGGCCGCCGCGCCCACCACAGATGCAGGGTGCTGGGATGCCCATGCCGAATGGACTTCTCCCGCACCGCATGGCGCGAAACTTCCGCAATCGGAAAGTCCACCTCAGCGAGTCGTCGGCAATGTCGGGGGATCACGCCTCCCTCACGATTTGCATCCCGCCTCCCGCATCAGCTGCTCTACCTGCTCCACTCTTGGGCGTACGCCAATCTCCGCATAGAGATCGCGCGCCAAGCCCCACAGTCTGCAAGTTTCCGCCAAGTCGCCTCGTTTTCTAGAAACGCTCCCGAGATTTCTATAGTCGGCTGCCATACCCTCCTTGTACCCCAGCTGTTTATTGATCGCCAATGCTTTTCGATACATTCTTTCTGCGCCGTCCAGAACCCCCCGGGTGGAGAACACGCTCCCGAGATTTCCGCAGACGCTTGCCATGTCCTCCTTGCACCCCAGCTCTTCATGGATCGCCAATGCTTTTCGATACATTCTTTCTGCGCCATCCAGTTCCCCCCGGATGAAGCACACGTTCCCGAGATTGGCGTAGTTGTTTGCTATGCCCTCCTTGAGCCCCAGCTTTTCATGGATTTCCAATGCTTTTCTATGCATCCTTTCTGCGCCGTCCAAGTCGCTTCGGGTAGAGAACACGTTCCCGAGATTTCCGTAGGCGTTTGCCATACTCTCCTTGTGCCCCAACTCTTCTTCAATTTCCAATACTTTTTGATACATCTTCTCTGCGCGGTCCATATCGTCTCGCTTGAAAAACACAATCCCGAGATTTCCGTAGGCGTTTGCCATGCCCTCCTTGCGTCCCAGTTTTTCATTGATCTCCAATGCTTTTCGATGCATCTTCTCTGCGCGGTCCAGATCGCCCCGGGTGGAGAACACGAGCCCAAGATTTCCGTAGGCGTTTGCCATGCCCTCCTTGCACTCCAGTTTTTCATTGATCTCCAATGCTTTTCGATACATTTCCTCCGTGCGGTCCAGATCGCCCTGGATGGAGAATACGTTCCCAAGATTACCCCAG
This window contains:
- a CDS encoding tetratricopeptide repeat protein yields the protein MFDGLGTALVSKAIAGFFARLFRRGSGDSPNTPATANPGVTFDVNDLADKYAEATRMLGKAESEIDHLQSENAALHEQNKQARKALTEAIANLQQRSRTADNLDQFEQALTELKAGHAEAAEALFRNILEESRKKGRLALREAARAACHIGAIAFYHDTQKALHAYKEAIELDPDNADAWNWLGHLYRRIGNLEKAEFAYRKVLALGDRNNSNEYRAIAWGNLGNVFSIQGDLDRTEEMYRKALEINEKLECKEGMANAYGNLGLVFSTRGDLDRAEKMHRKALEINEKLGRKEGMANAYGNLGIVFFKRDDMDRAEKMYQKVLEIEEELGHKESMANAYGNLGNVFSTRSDLDGAERMHRKALEIHEKLGLKEGIANNYANLGNVCFIRGELDGAERMYRKALAIHEELGCKEDMASVCGNLGSVFSTRGVLDGAERMYRKALAINKQLGYKEGMAADYRNLGSVSRKRGDLAETCRLWGLARDLYAEIGVRPRVEQVEQLMREAGCKS